A section of the Methanoculleus taiwanensis genome encodes:
- a CDS encoding DNA-directed RNA polymerase subunit D: MDIAFAQLDERVAKFVLSGASPAFANTFRRAMISEVPTLAIEDVRIYDNTSVLFDEMLTHRLGLIPLRTDLKRYARKDECTCDELGCPVCTATYTLSVEGPRTVYSRDLIPQDPEAAPAEDEIPIIKLASDQKIVLEAHAVVSTGKEHAKWQPTIVCGFKNYPVIVIDENCDGCGMCIEECPRDVLEAVQSGVKVAEGRLELCSMCKLCEKACLAGGIGDTSAIHIRADESRFIFVVEGDGSLPVREIIERALQYIQNKSDDLVEVLTEITGEGADEEVS, translated from the coding sequence ATGGATATTGCGTTTGCTCAGCTTGATGAGAGAGTCGCGAAGTTCGTGCTGAGCGGAGCAAGCCCCGCGTTTGCCAATACGTTCAGACGGGCGATGATCAGCGAGGTTCCGACGCTCGCCATCGAGGATGTGCGGATCTACGACAATACAAGCGTCCTCTTTGACGAGATGCTGACGCACCGCCTCGGCCTCATCCCCCTCAGGACGGACCTCAAGAGGTACGCGAGGAAGGACGAGTGCACCTGCGACGAACTCGGGTGTCCGGTCTGTACGGCAACCTATACGCTCAGCGTCGAGGGGCCGCGGACGGTCTATTCACGGGATCTGATCCCCCAGGACCCCGAAGCCGCACCGGCAGAGGACGAGATCCCGATCATCAAACTGGCCAGTGACCAGAAGATCGTACTCGAGGCGCATGCCGTCGTCAGTACCGGCAAAGAGCATGCAAAATGGCAACCGACCATTGTCTGCGGCTTTAAGAACTATCCGGTCATCGTCATCGACGAGAACTGCGACGGATGCGGCATGTGCATCGAAGAGTGCCCCCGGGACGTGCTTGAGGCAGTACAGAGCGGCGTGAAGGTCGCAGAAGGACGCCTCGAGCTCTGCTCCATGTGCAAACTCTGCGAAAAAGCTTGCCTTGCCGGCGGGATCGGCGATACGTCTGCCATCCATATCCGGGCTGATGAAAGCAGGTTTATCTTCGTCGTCGAAGGCGACGGTTCCCTGCCGGTCCGCGAGATCATCGAGAGAGCGCTGCAATATATCCAGAATAAATCAGACGACTTGGTAGAAGTGTTGACGGAGATTACGGGAGAGGGTGCAGATGAAGAAGTCAGTTAA
- a CDS encoding 30S ribosomal protein S13 gives MDEEEIKYFVRIRNTDLDGTKAVQIALTGIKGIGPHTSRTISRLAAVDARAIMGKLDDDSVARIADAVEAYTATVPPWMVNRPKDIYTGESKHLLGNDLVMMQEEDINRMRKIRCYRGIRHETGQKVRGQRTKSTGRTGTTVGVKRKKA, from the coding sequence ATGGATGAAGAAGAAATAAAATACTTTGTTCGGATCAGGAATACCGATCTCGATGGAACCAAGGCAGTGCAGATTGCACTGACCGGGATCAAGGGAATCGGACCCCACACGTCACGGACGATCTCCCGGCTCGCTGCAGTCGATGCGCGTGCCATTATGGGAAAGCTTGACGACGACTCTGTCGCACGGATTGCAGATGCCGTCGAGGCATACACCGCCACGGTTCCACCCTGGATGGTTAACCGCCCGAAGGATATCTACACCGGCGAGTCCAAACACCTCCTCGGCAACGACCTTGTCATGATGCAGGAAGAGGACATCAACCGCATGCGCAAGATCCGCTGCTACCGCGGCATCAGGCACGAGACGGGTCAGAAGGTCAGAGGTCAGCGCACCAAGTCCACGGGTAGAACTGGCACGACTGTCGGTGTGAAGAGGAAGAAAGCATAA
- a CDS encoding CBS domain-containing protein: MANHNDSIRFEIRVPIREVMRSHPTTIDVGETVADAARAMCRDEVGSCIVLKDNLPIGIITEEDINCKVVAQDKKPSSAHISEIMSTPLITIGADKLVADAAYIMVKHRVRRLPVVENQTVIGMVTVRDILTVANEMNELMADLIEINREEEYAMGVCDRCGNMSDDLLRIDALMLCPVCREEDRII; encoded by the coding sequence ATGGCGAACCACAACGACTCAATCCGCTTCGAGATACGCGTTCCTATCCGCGAGGTGATGCGAAGCCACCCAACGACAATCGACGTAGGAGAAACGGTCGCAGATGCAGCCCGGGCAATGTGCCGCGACGAAGTCGGCAGCTGCATCGTCCTGAAAGATAACCTCCCGATAGGGATCATCACCGAAGAAGATATCAACTGCAAGGTTGTTGCACAGGACAAAAAGCCGAGCAGTGCACACATCAGCGAGATAATGAGCACCCCCCTCATCACCATAGGTGCCGACAAACTGGTTGCCGACGCCGCATACATCATGGTGAAGCACCGGGTTCGGAGGCTGCCCGTGGTCGAGAACCAGACCGTCATCGGCATGGTGACCGTCCGGGACATCCTCACGGTAGCAAACGAGATGAACGAACTCATGGCCGATCTCATCGAGATCAACCGCGAGGAGGAGTATGCAATGGGAGTCTGCGACCGGTGCGGGAATATGTCGGACGACCTTCTGCGCATCGACGCCCTGATGCTCTGCCCGGTCTGCAGGGAGGAGGATCGAATCATATGA
- a CDS encoding DNA-directed RNA polymerase subunit N — protein MIPVRCFTCGKVISTRWKEFEERRNAGEDPKQILDDLGLERYCCRRMLLTHKEIVEDLNPYQ, from the coding sequence ATGATACCAGTACGATGTTTTACCTGTGGTAAAGTCATATCCACCAGGTGGAAAGAGTTCGAGGAGCGGCGTAACGCCGGCGAGGATCCTAAACAGATCCTCGACGATCTCGGCCTTGAACGCTACTGCTGCAGGCGGATGTTACTGACACACAAGGAAATTGTGGAGGATCTGAATCCATACCAGTGA
- a CDS encoding 50S ribosomal protein L13, with translation MVTIIDASGLLLGRMASTVAKRSLEGEEIAIVNAEKTIISGTRAHVIGHYDEKRKRGSREGGPFFPRRPDHIVKRTIRGMLPYKRERGIAAFQKIKVYVGVPPEFEGQEMESLPKAHIDRLSSSAYVTLDAVSTYLGAKY, from the coding sequence ATGGTTACAATCATCGACGCCAGCGGACTGCTGCTTGGAAGAATGGCAAGCACCGTTGCCAAACGGTCACTCGAGGGAGAAGAGATTGCCATTGTAAATGCTGAGAAGACCATCATATCCGGTACCCGCGCGCACGTCATCGGGCACTACGACGAGAAGAGGAAGCGCGGCTCGCGTGAAGGCGGTCCGTTCTTCCCGCGCAGGCCCGATCACATCGTGAAGCGTACCATCCGCGGTATGCTCCCCTACAAGCGGGAGCGGGGAATCGCCGCATTCCAGAAGATCAAGGTATACGTCGGTGTGCCGCCGGAGTTTGAGGGGCAGGAAATGGAGTCCCTTCCAAAGGCGCACATCGACCGGCTGAGCAGCTCGGCGTACGTGACTCTCGATGCGGTCAGCACCTACCTCGGAGCCAAATACTAA
- a CDS encoding 30S ribosomal protein S4 has translation MGYPGKNHKQYATPKRRFEKTRIEDEKRLVIEYGLRNKREIWKAQSVIRKYRKAARELVALRSAGATHQDEYEKKRDQLMNHLRRYGLVGESADIDNVLALKVEQQLDRRLQTMVCRKGLARSSKQARQFITHGHIAINGRRVTIPSYRVSRSEESELGYYGPSPLTNEVHPERDRIARAGVR, from the coding sequence ATGGGATATCCAGGAAAGAACCACAAACAGTACGCCACACCGAAGAGGCGCTTTGAGAAGACGCGGATCGAAGACGAGAAGCGTCTGGTCATCGAATACGGCCTGCGCAACAAGCGTGAGATCTGGAAGGCTCAGAGCGTCATCAGAAAGTACCGTAAAGCGGCACGTGAACTCGTGGCCTTACGGTCTGCCGGAGCGACGCACCAGGACGAGTACGAGAAGAAGCGCGACCAGCTCATGAACCACCTGCGCCGCTACGGCCTCGTGGGAGAGAGCGCCGACATCGACAACGTGCTCGCACTCAAAGTCGAGCAGCAGCTCGACCGCCGCCTCCAGACCATGGTCTGCAGGAAAGGGCTTGCACGCTCCTCGAAGCAGGCACGCCAGTTCATCACCCACGGCCACATCGCCATCAACGGCCGCAGGGTAACCATCCCGAGCTACCGCGTCTCCAGAAGCGAAGAAAGCGAACTCGGATATTACGGCCCCTCCCCGCTCACGAACGAGGTTCACCCCGAACGTGACCGGATTGCACGTGCAGGAGTGAGATAA
- a CDS encoding deoxyhypusine synthase, protein MKPTQPVEPNVNVTALLQSMSKTGFQGRKLGESLGIWTDMVRDEECTILMGLSGAMIPAGMQNCLIELVRNRLVDVIVSTGANIFHDTCEHLGVRHYLGHHHADDSALFEQGIDRIYDVFAYEGQFREIDAEIARFAGELAPFKGSSREFIERLGRWLMEQRPEGRSLVATCAEHGVPIFIPALCDSSIGIGLVMARRQGISIDVDQIADTDEITKIVEDAEKTGVIYVGGGVPKNFIQQTQVIASIHDQNLGGHAYAIQYTTDAPHWGGLSGCTFEEAISWGKEAPQSPRVQCFCDATIALPIITSGLLGSGVKRARTKP, encoded by the coding sequence ATGAAACCAACGCAGCCAGTCGAACCGAACGTCAACGTCACGGCTCTCCTTCAGTCGATGAGTAAAACGGGTTTTCAGGGACGAAAACTCGGAGAATCTCTCGGTATCTGGACGGATATGGTTCGAGACGAGGAGTGCACCATCCTTATGGGGCTCTCCGGCGCAATGATCCCCGCAGGCATGCAGAACTGCCTGATCGAGCTCGTCAGGAACCGTCTCGTCGACGTTATCGTCTCGACAGGCGCGAACATATTCCACGACACATGCGAACACCTCGGCGTACGCCACTACCTCGGGCACCACCACGCCGACGACTCCGCGCTCTTCGAGCAGGGGATCGATAGGATCTACGACGTCTTTGCATACGAGGGACAGTTCCGGGAGATCGATGCAGAGATCGCGCGGTTCGCCGGAGAACTCGCGCCGTTCAAAGGCTCGTCGCGGGAGTTCATCGAGCGGCTCGGCCGGTGGCTCATGGAGCAGCGGCCGGAGGGCCGATCGCTCGTCGCTACCTGCGCGGAGCATGGCGTCCCGATCTTCATCCCCGCCCTCTGCGACTCCTCGATCGGCATCGGACTCGTCATGGCACGGCGCCAGGGGATCTCCATTGATGTCGATCAGATCGCCGATACCGACGAGATCACGAAGATCGTGGAGGATGCAGAGAAGACCGGCGTCATCTACGTCGGCGGCGGCGTCCCGAAGAACTTCATCCAGCAGACCCAGGTGATCGCGTCGATCCACGATCAGAATCTCGGCGGGCACGCCTATGCAATACAGTATACCACCGACGCGCCGCACTGGGGCGGCCTTTCCGGGTGTACGTTCGAGGAGGCGATCAGCTGGGGCAAGGAGGCACCGCAGTCTCCCCGCGTCCAGTGCTTCTGCGATGCAACCATCGCACTCCCCATCATTACCTCAGGCCTGCTCGGAAGCGGAGTGAAGCGGGCGAGAACCAAACCCTAA
- a CDS encoding CBS domain-containing protein, which translates to MSERFQILVKDVMSRPITIAKSAVVSEALKKMLDEGNDPLIVTNNGTVVGTTSRAAIAESLGSRKNSTISPTSIHVANTVEEDFTSAYPDQNLGVLVPLLQRYKLVVVLDSEHRLIGQVGAGDILRVLRPSGTLADVMEPVYTIQAEERAVHLRRRMLDDNIDRFIVNDNDTTLGIVTETDVAKAMYSFREVVEDKYQDHRIRNLLVRDIMSSPLVSVTSDTGVSEVIDLMLKKNIGSMPITKNGKVIGVVTRNSLIQAL; encoded by the coding sequence ATGAGCGAGAGATTTCAGATACTGGTCAAAGACGTAATGTCACGCCCCATCACCATTGCAAAATCCGCAGTCGTCAGCGAAGCCCTCAAGAAGATGCTCGATGAAGGAAACGATCCGCTCATCGTCACCAACAACGGCACCGTTGTCGGTACGACATCCCGTGCGGCTATCGCCGAGAGTCTCGGAAGCAGGAAGAACTCCACGATCTCGCCGACATCCATTCACGTCGCCAACACCGTCGAAGAGGACTTCACCTCCGCCTATCCCGACCAGAACCTCGGTGTCCTGGTACCCCTGCTCCAGCGCTACAAACTTGTCGTGGTGCTGGACAGCGAACACCGGCTCATCGGTCAGGTCGGAGCGGGAGACATCCTCCGCGTACTGCGCCCGTCCGGAACGCTTGCAGACGTAATGGAACCTGTATACACCATCCAGGCAGAAGAGCGTGCCGTGCACCTCCGCCGCAGGATGCTCGACGACAACATCGACCGGTTCATCGTCAACGACAACGACACGACGCTCGGCATCGTAACCGAGACCGACGTCGCGAAGGCGATGTACTCCTTCAGAGAGGTTGTCGAGGACAAGTACCAGGACCACCGGATCAGAAACCTCCTCGTCCGGGACATCATGAGCTCGCCGCTCGTCTCCGTCACGTCGGATACGGGCGTCTCGGAGGTCATCGACCTGATGCTCAAGAAGAACATCGGCTCGATGCCGATCACGAAGAACGGAAAAGTGATCGGGGTCGTCACCCGAAACTCGCTGATCCAGGCGTTGTAA
- a CDS encoding CBS domain-containing protein, which produces MKVAANLMVNIPKLRYDEFATKARSILREDVFRELYVTDDRGHLLGYVDISDVLRVTGTKSNVTVEGFVKEAARVSPETPLEEVARAIRSTITNSAAVADADGKVLGGVLLSDLFPVLASRSEIRGRVADIMSRDVVTCAPHDPIAGVYSLITASGFSAFPVVAKKELIGIVSRRDLLRAGGVRTAVKNGADYTVERIMTTPVVTVSPDDQARAAADLMVKHNISRLPVVDGTHLVGIIDRHDVLKAFST; this is translated from the coding sequence ATGAAAGTCGCTGCAAATCTGATGGTGAACATACCGAAACTCCGCTACGATGAGTTTGCGACGAAAGCACGCAGTATCCTGCGGGAAGATGTCTTTCGCGAACTCTATGTCACTGACGACCGCGGACACCTGCTCGGATACGTGGATATCTCCGATGTCCTCCGGGTAACCGGGACGAAGTCGAACGTCACCGTCGAGGGGTTCGTCAAGGAAGCAGCCAGAGTCAGTCCCGAGACGCCTCTTGAAGAGGTCGCTCGCGCAATCAGAAGCACTATCACCAACAGCGCAGCAGTCGCCGATGCTGACGGAAAGGTTCTCGGCGGAGTGCTTCTCTCGGATCTCTTCCCGGTACTCGCCTCGCGGAGTGAGATCCGCGGCCGGGTAGCAGATATCATGTCACGCGACGTCGTCACCTGCGCGCCGCACGACCCGATAGCCGGGGTCTACAGCCTCATCACGGCAAGCGGTTTCTCGGCCTTCCCGGTCGTTGCGAAGAAAGAACTGATCGGGATCGTCTCACGAAGAGATCTTCTGCGTGCGGGAGGCGTCAGAACCGCAGTGAAGAACGGGGCGGACTACACCGTCGAGCGGATCATGACGACACCGGTCGTCACCGTCTCCCCGGACGACCAGGCCAGGGCCGCCGCCGACCTGATGGTCAAACATAATATCAGCAGGCTTCCGGTCGTGGACGGGACGCACCTCGTCGGCATCATCGACCGGCACGATGTGCTGAAAGCATTCTCAACGTAA
- a CDS encoding 50S ribosomal protein L18e, with amino-acid sequence MKKSVNKTNPRLTSLIVMLKDASRTHEAKIWREIAKRLDSPRQNYAEVNISKIRRYANEGETILVPGKVLGSGLLDLPVKVAALNFSESAVSKITGADGTCMTIEELVRDNPTGSRVRILR; translated from the coding sequence ATGAAGAAGTCAGTTAACAAGACAAACCCACGCCTCACCAGCCTTATCGTGATGCTCAAAGATGCATCACGCACCCACGAGGCGAAGATCTGGCGTGAGATTGCAAAGAGGCTGGATTCCCCCCGCCAGAACTACGCTGAAGTAAACATCAGCAAGATCAGGCGATATGCAAATGAGGGAGAAACGATCCTGGTGCCCGGCAAAGTGCTCGGCAGCGGCTTATTAGACCTTCCGGTGAAGGTTGCCGCGCTGAACTTTTCCGAGTCTGCGGTGAGCAAGATCACCGGAGCGGACGGTACCTGCATGACCATCGAGGAACTCGTCCGGGACAACCCGACGGGGAGCCGCGTGCGGATTCTCAGGTGA
- a CDS encoding DUF2073 domain-containing protein, whose protein sequence is MIQGVQIDLISAERLDRLTAMEKIRLILDDVMEGNIVVLERGLAPDEQSKLIEVTMREITPDGFSGIEMETYPLKDAGGFFGRLLGGKKNDSRLTVIGPANQLKMLKKEKDLISAWISSR, encoded by the coding sequence ATGATACAGGGTGTACAGATTGACCTGATCTCTGCAGAACGTCTCGACCGGTTGACGGCGATGGAGAAGATCCGACTGATCCTTGACGATGTCATGGAGGGCAATATCGTCGTCCTCGAGCGGGGTCTCGCCCCCGACGAGCAGAGTAAACTCATCGAGGTGACGATGCGGGAGATCACCCCGGACGGGTTCTCCGGGATCGAGATGGAGACGTATCCTCTCAAGGATGCAGGTGGATTTTTCGGCCGGCTTCTCGGCGGGAAGAAGAACGATAGTCGCCTGACTGTCATCGGGCCGGCAAATCAGCTGAAGATGCTGAAGAAGGAGAAGGATCTCATCAGCGCGTGGATCTCCTCAAGGTGA
- a CDS encoding DNA-directed RNA polymerase subunit K, which translates to MESYTRYERARIIGARALQISMGAPLLINTAKNEPLEIALEEFECGVIPITVKRK; encoded by the coding sequence ATGGAATCGTATACTCGATATGAACGAGCGCGGATCATTGGTGCCCGGGCTCTACAGATATCGATGGGTGCGCCGCTCCTTATCAACACCGCCAAAAATGAACCGCTTGAGATTGCGCTTGAGGAGTTTGAGTGCGGCGTAATCCCTATCACCGTAAAGAGAAAGTAG
- a CDS encoding 30S ribosomal protein S9 translates to MAKIINTSGKRKTAVARATLKSGNGRIRINSVPLEIYGTELIRMKISEPLLLIPTAFDGIDANIDVHGGGVMGQAEAVRTAIARGIVDWHNDPQIKDVFLTYDRTLLVNDSRQKETKKPHGRGARKKFQKSYR, encoded by the coding sequence ATGGCAAAAATCATAAATACGAGCGGAAAGAGAAAGACAGCAGTCGCCAGGGCGACCCTGAAGAGCGGGAACGGCAGGATTCGCATCAACTCCGTACCCCTCGAGATCTACGGGACCGAGCTCATCCGCATGAAGATCTCTGAGCCCCTGCTGCTCATACCGACGGCGTTCGACGGGATCGACGCAAACATCGACGTCCACGGCGGCGGCGTGATGGGACAGGCAGAAGCAGTCCGCACGGCGATTGCGCGCGGTATCGTTGACTGGCACAACGACCCCCAGATCAAGGACGTTTTCCTGACCTACGATCGCACGCTGCTCGTCAATGACTCACGTCAGAAAGAGACGAAGAAGCCGCACGGTCGCGGTGCCCGTAAGAAGTTCCAGAAGTCGTACCGTTAA
- a CDS encoding CBS domain-containing protein produces the protein MHQNDQKKKQADKLLKMPGKLHRGPVNFKSRIAEQDGEIMAYATRDVITVPQTTPIIQAVEVMTREGFRRLPIADAGSGKLRGIVTNSDIINFMGGGDKYNLVSVKHKGNFLAAINESLREIMTPYLITLSDGAHIADAVDIILNRNVSGVPIVDTDGNLKGIVTERDVMKVLATEHSTQTVEEIMNTSVRVARPDSPVSEVSSKMVRHQFRRLPVVSDDVLCGIITATDIMNYLGKGQVFEKLVTGDAGDVMGLPIRALMSGDLHTTTPEKNIHDTAVEMLRQRIGAMPVIEDSHLVGLVTEYDLVKAFLEE, from the coding sequence ATGCACCAGAATGACCAGAAGAAGAAACAGGCCGATAAACTACTGAAGATGCCAGGAAAACTCCATCGCGGCCCGGTCAACTTCAAATCCCGGATCGCTGAGCAGGACGGCGAAATCATGGCTTACGCGACCAGGGACGTCATCACCGTTCCCCAGACGACCCCGATCATCCAGGCCGTCGAGGTCATGACCCGTGAAGGATTCCGCCGCCTCCCGATCGCCGATGCGGGAAGCGGTAAACTTCGTGGAATCGTCACGAACAGCGATATCATCAACTTCATGGGCGGTGGCGACAAGTACAACCTGGTCTCCGTCAAGCACAAAGGGAACTTCCTTGCGGCGATCAACGAGAGCCTCCGGGAGATCATGACCCCGTACCTGATCACCCTCAGCGACGGCGCCCACATCGCCGATGCCGTCGACATCATCTTAAACAGGAACGTCAGTGGTGTTCCCATCGTCGATACCGACGGAAACCTCAAAGGCATCGTCACAGAGCGGGATGTCATGAAGGTTCTCGCGACGGAGCACTCGACCCAGACCGTGGAGGAGATTATGAACACATCGGTGCGGGTCGCCCGGCCCGACAGCCCCGTCAGCGAGGTCAGCAGCAAGATGGTGAGACACCAGTTCCGGCGACTCCCGGTCGTCAGCGACGACGTCCTCTGCGGCATCATCACCGCCACCGATATCATGAACTACCTCGGGAAGGGCCAGGTCTTTGAGAAACTGGTCACCGGGGACGCCGGCGACGTCATGGGACTCCCTATCCGCGCCCTCATGTCCGGGGACCTCCACACCACAACACCGGAGAAGAACATCCACGATACGGCCGTCGAGATGCTCCGGCAGCGTATCGGTGCAATGCCGGTCATCGAAGACTCGCATCTTGTCGGTCTCGTGACCGAGTACGATCTTGTGAAGGCATTCTTAGAGGAGTGA
- a CDS encoding 30S ribosomal protein S11, translated as MAADKEKWGIAHIFASFNNTIITVTDLSGAETVTKSSGGMVVKQDRNESSPYAAMQMATQVAQNARDKGITGVHVKVRAPGRGKQRSPGPGAQAAIRALARAGMRIGRIEDVTPVPHDGIRGKGGRRGRRV; from the coding sequence ATGGCAGCGGATAAAGAGAAGTGGGGCATCGCACACATCTTCGCCTCCTTCAACAACACCATCATCACCGTCACCGATCTCTCCGGCGCAGAGACCGTCACCAAGAGCAGCGGCGGTATGGTGGTAAAGCAGGACAGAAACGAGAGCTCCCCGTATGCAGCAATGCAGATGGCGACGCAGGTCGCACAGAACGCCAGGGACAAGGGTATCACCGGCGTCCATGTCAAGGTTCGTGCACCCGGTCGCGGGAAGCAGCGCAGCCCCGGCCCCGGAGCTCAGGCAGCCATCCGTGCCCTCGCTCGTGCAGGCATGAGGATCGGTCGTATCGAAGACGTCACTCCGGTGCCGCACGACGGAATCCGCGGTAAGGGCGGACGGAGAGGCAGGAGAGTTTAA
- a CDS encoding CBS domain-containing protein produces the protein MHAVDVMTSPVYVVAPAESIGHARNLMLRHRVSRLPVMEGTALSGILTKKDIAYGLRQTEPIWRRRPIDRIPVSILMAPEPITVSPETNTREIARTMLERDISGLPVIEEGSVTGIVTKSDLMRSAHIRGLTGHVDAVMEEPVTVNRYHSLDHIIDTLKGNSDKLIVVNDNGSLAGIITESNLAFFEYLDEKRNLPAKDVTHLRKAEPAGRKRFRYVTEVSAVAEDIMSRPVITTGSETSLGEAVATMLQHHINSLVVVDGEEVKGIIKRDDIIKEVAK, from the coding sequence ATGCACGCAGTTGACGTAATGACGTCCCCGGTCTATGTCGTGGCACCGGCAGAGAGCATCGGGCACGCCCGCAACCTCATGCTCAGGCACCGGGTCTCCCGTCTGCCGGTCATGGAGGGCACCGCCCTCTCAGGGATTCTGACCAAGAAGGATATCGCCTACGGCCTGCGGCAGACCGAACCGATCTGGCGGCGGAGACCCATCGACCGAATCCCGGTCAGTATCCTGATGGCGCCGGAACCGATCACCGTCTCCCCCGAGACGAACACCCGGGAGATTGCACGAACGATGCTCGAGCGGGACATAAGCGGACTGCCGGTCATCGAAGAAGGGAGCGTTACCGGAATCGTAACGAAGTCCGATCTCATGCGTTCCGCGCACATCCGCGGCCTGACCGGCCATGTCGATGCCGTCATGGAGGAACCCGTCACCGTCAACCGCTATCATTCACTGGATCACATTATCGATACGCTAAAAGGGAACAGTGATAAACTCATCGTCGTTAATGATAATGGAAGCCTGGCAGGTATTATCACGGAGAGCAACCTCGCCTTCTTCGAATACCTGGACGAGAAGAGGAACCTGCCGGCCAAAGATGTCACACATCTTCGGAAAGCCGAGCCTGCAGGGAGAAAACGCTTCAGATACGTCACAGAAGTGTCTGCAGTCGCGGAGGATATCATGAGCCGCCCGGTGATCACCACCGGTTCGGAGACATCACTCGGCGAAGCAGTCGCCACCATGCTCCAGCATCACATCAACAGCCTCGTCGTCGTCGACGGCGAAGAGGTCAAGGGAATTATCAAGCGAGATGATATCATCAAGGAAGTGGCAAAATGA
- a CDS encoding Era-like GTP-binding protein, with protein sequence MTFLVRTKQKISQFLKTFFRKRSSRIGIYGPPNAGKTTLANRIVRDWTGDAVGPVSEVPHETRRVRRKENITITGNNGNSVTIDIVDTPGVTTKIDYNEFLEYGLEKDDAVKRAREATEGVAEAMHWLREDIDGVIYMLDSTQDPFMQVNIMMVGIIESRKLPVLIVANKNDLPDASAARIKSAFPQHPVISISGLEGNNVEELYEKMAGYFG encoded by the coding sequence ATGACGTTCTTGGTACGTACAAAGCAGAAGATTTCGCAGTTTCTGAAGACGTTCTTCAGGAAGCGATCTTCCCGCATTGGTATTTACGGTCCCCCCAATGCCGGCAAGACGACGCTTGCCAACAGAATCGTGCGGGACTGGACCGGAGATGCTGTCGGGCCGGTCAGTGAAGTTCCGCACGAGACACGCCGCGTCCGCAGGAAGGAGAATATTACCATCACCGGCAACAACGGTAACTCCGTCACGATCGATATCGTCGATACGCCCGGGGTCACGACGAAGATCGATTATAACGAGTTCCTCGAGTACGGCCTCGAGAAAGACGACGCGGTCAAGCGGGCACGGGAGGCGACCGAAGGGGTTGCCGAAGCGATGCACTGGCTTCGGGAAGATATCGACGGCGTGATCTATATGCTCGACTCGACGCAGGATCCGTTCATGCAGGTGAACATCATGATGGTCGGCATCATCGAGAGCAGGAAACTTCCCGTCCTCATCGTCGCCAACAAAAACGACCTTCCCGATGCGTCGGCAGCCCGGATCAAGAGTGCGTTCCCCCAGCACCCCGTCATCTCGATATCGGGTCTCGAAGGGAACAATGTGGAAGAGCTGTACGAGAAGATGGCGGGCTACTTTGGGTGA